In a genomic window of Paramicrobacterium chengjingii:
- a CDS encoding PadR family transcriptional regulator gives MGNQMTEMLKGTLEGIVLTVLTARSAYGYEITAQLRERGFSDLVEGTVYALLVRVEQKGLVDVEKVPSEKGPPRKVYSLNAQGRRQRDEFWGTWNALSERIERLHSDVDLTHDKGE, from the coding sequence ATGGGTAATCAGATGACCGAGATGCTGAAGGGCACGCTCGAAGGCATCGTTCTCACGGTTCTCACCGCGCGTTCCGCGTATGGGTATGAAATCACGGCCCAGTTGCGCGAGCGCGGCTTCTCCGATCTCGTCGAGGGGACCGTGTACGCGCTTCTCGTGCGGGTGGAACAGAAGGGCCTCGTTGACGTTGAGAAGGTTCCGTCTGAAAAGGGCCCACCGCGGAAGGTGTATTCGCTCAACGCGCAGGGGCGACGGCAGCGCGATGAGTTTTGGGGAACGTGGAACGCTCTGTCCGAACGGATCGAGCGGCTCCACTCTGACGTTGACCTCACACATGACAAAGGAGAATAA
- a CDS encoding GNAT family N-acetyltransferase yields MLIRDASTADWPAIWPFLHKIVVAGDTFTYDPELREEEAEAMWMARPPGRVVVAEADGGNVVGTASMYANRAGPGAHIASASYMVDPSHQGTGVGRALVSDSLRWARARGFQGMQFNAVAQTNSYAIRLYESLGFTVIGTIPGGFRHPVAGDVGLHIMFCPL; encoded by the coding sequence ATGCTGATTCGCGACGCTTCCACCGCCGATTGGCCTGCCATCTGGCCATTCCTGCACAAGATCGTGGTGGCGGGAGACACATTCACTTACGACCCGGAATTGCGCGAGGAGGAGGCCGAGGCGATGTGGATGGCGAGACCACCGGGTCGCGTGGTCGTAGCTGAAGCGGACGGTGGCAACGTGGTCGGCACGGCGAGTATGTATGCAAATCGAGCTGGCCCTGGCGCCCATATTGCCAGCGCGAGCTACATGGTAGATCCAAGCCACCAGGGCACAGGGGTCGGGCGGGCGCTTGTTTCGGACTCGCTCCGCTGGGCACGAGCTCGAGGCTTCCAGGGCATGCAGTTCAATGCCGTTGCCCAGACCAACTCCTATGCAATCAGACTCTACGAGTCGCTCGGCTTCACCGTAATCGGAACAATTCCAGGCGGCTTTCGCCACCCCGTGGCCGGCGATGTGGGGCTCCACATCATGTTCTGCCCGCTTTGA
- a CDS encoding carbohydrate ABC transporter permease: MTDTASTVKVSRSNRPRENLTGWAFIAPLGILFILFMLVPILWGLYLSFTNQSLTGAGGDLVGFDNYAEALADPDMWRSMLNTVWFTVLSTIPLVVISLALALLVNTGLPGQWLWRLSFFMPYLLASTVVSLIWVWLYNPQLGLFNAILGWFGIDPVTWLQDPDLAMLSVVVTTVWWTIGFNFLLYLAAIQNIPESQYEAASLDGAGRWRTLTSITIPQLGSTTIMVVILQLLASLKVFDQIYQMTGGGPAGTTRSAIQYIFESGFTGFRFGYSSAISYIFFVLIIIVSVIQFRITARRSA, encoded by the coding sequence CTGACTGACACCGCCAGCACTGTGAAGGTGTCGCGGTCGAACAGGCCACGGGAAAATCTCACCGGGTGGGCGTTCATCGCCCCTCTCGGCATCCTCTTCATTCTGTTCATGCTCGTGCCGATCCTGTGGGGTCTGTATCTGAGTTTCACAAACCAGAGCCTCACGGGTGCCGGCGGTGACCTCGTCGGCTTCGACAACTACGCCGAGGCGCTCGCGGACCCCGACATGTGGAGGTCGATGCTCAACACCGTATGGTTCACGGTGCTCAGCACAATCCCTCTCGTCGTCATCTCGCTCGCCCTCGCACTTCTGGTCAATACCGGTCTACCGGGGCAGTGGCTGTGGCGGCTGTCGTTTTTCATGCCCTATCTGCTTGCCTCTACAGTGGTATCGCTCATCTGGGTATGGCTGTACAACCCGCAGCTGGGGCTCTTCAACGCCATCCTCGGATGGTTCGGCATCGATCCGGTCACGTGGCTGCAAGACCCCGACCTCGCGATGCTTTCGGTCGTCGTCACGACCGTGTGGTGGACAATCGGATTCAACTTTCTTCTCTACCTCGCGGCAATCCAGAACATTCCGGAGAGTCAGTATGAGGCAGCGTCGCTCGACGGGGCCGGCCGCTGGCGCACCCTTACCTCCATCACGATCCCGCAGTTGGGATCGACGACGATCATGGTTGTGATTCTGCAGCTGCTTGCGTCGCTCAAGGTATTCGACCAGATCTATCAGATGACCGGGGGAGGCCCAGCGGGTACGACGCGATCGGCCATTCAGTACATCTTCGAGTCGGGATTCACCGGGTTCCGTTTTGGGTATTCGTCGGCGATCTCATACATCTTCTTCGTGCTCATCATCATCGTCTCGGTAATCCAGTTCCGCATCACGGCGCGAAGGAGCGCATGA
- a CDS encoding aldose 1-epimerase family protein, with the protein MTRALSGRNITLRHGEYAASIATIGATLRELTYAGRDLIVPFAESDVRPAYRGATLVPWPNRVVDGRYSWQGAEHQLALTEPARGHALHGLGAWLDYGIVEQSEAAVTLGTAIPAQDGYPFTLDIAVDFRLDDDGMHCAVTATNRGDAAAPFGTGPHPYLVAGEGRVDDWSATIGADSVLTVTDDRLIPTGIKPVDGTDFDFREPRVIGDTFIDHAYTRLARDADGIAAVQVRSQASTGVEITWDAACPWVQVHTADRDDAPEISRIGLAVEPMTCPPDAFNSGTDLITLDPDASATASWSIRAI; encoded by the coding sequence ATGACACGAGCGCTTTCCGGACGGAACATCACACTGCGGCACGGCGAATACGCGGCATCCATCGCCACGATCGGCGCAACGCTGCGCGAACTCACGTATGCCGGGCGCGACCTGATTGTGCCGTTCGCCGAGAGCGATGTGCGGCCCGCGTACCGTGGAGCAACACTCGTTCCATGGCCGAATCGCGTTGTCGACGGGCGCTATTCATGGCAGGGCGCCGAGCACCAGCTGGCGCTGACCGAACCGGCGCGAGGTCACGCGCTGCACGGGCTCGGTGCGTGGCTCGACTACGGCATCGTCGAGCAGTCCGAAGCCGCCGTCACGCTCGGAACGGCGATTCCCGCGCAAGACGGCTACCCATTCACGCTCGACATCGCCGTCGACTTTCGCCTTGACGACGACGGAATGCACTGCGCCGTCACGGCGACCAACCGCGGCGACGCAGCGGCGCCGTTCGGTACGGGCCCGCACCCCTACCTCGTGGCAGGGGAAGGCCGCGTCGACGACTGGAGCGCGACAATTGGCGCCGACTCCGTACTCACGGTGACCGATGATCGGTTGATTCCCACCGGAATCAAGCCGGTCGACGGCACGGACTTCGACTTTCGCGAGCCGCGGGTCATCGGCGACACGTTCATCGACCACGCGTACACCCGGCTTGCACGCGACGCCGATGGAATCGCCGCAGTGCAGGTGCGCTCGCAGGCCAGCACCGGTGTGGAGATCACGTGGGATGCCGCATGTCCCTGGGTGCAAGTGCACACAGCAGACCGCGATGATGCGCCCGAGATCAGTCGCATCGGCCTCGCCGTGGAGCCCATGACCTGCCCGCCCGACGCATTCAATTCAGGGACGGACCTGATCACGCTCGACCCCGATGCCTCGGCGACGGCGAGTTGGAGCATCCGCGCCATCTGA
- a CDS encoding HAD domain-containing protein, with the protein MPTSDIQTRLYLDVDGAINADEPPFSEVKSTRVQIEYGGGMMSRMPLTWAPEVVAELDALRDEFNVELVWLSTWNEMHASMTRLAPALGGLFGGRAIMDVDAVSVDRGRGWWKAQSIIADQDMTPAPFIWVDDEAVMAHGGMVDDATVGTPSLKLTTVYEHGIERLHLAQMRSFLAAQTQRQVALR; encoded by the coding sequence ATGCCCACCTCTGATATCCAGACGCGTCTGTACCTTGATGTCGATGGAGCAATCAACGCAGACGAACCACCATTCTCCGAGGTGAAGTCAACGCGTGTGCAAATAGAGTACGGCGGCGGAATGATGAGCCGCATGCCCCTCACGTGGGCTCCCGAGGTGGTCGCAGAGCTCGACGCTCTGCGCGACGAATTCAACGTCGAGCTCGTGTGGCTGTCGACGTGGAACGAGATGCATGCGTCGATGACGCGACTCGCGCCGGCTCTCGGTGGGCTCTTCGGGGGTCGCGCCATCATGGATGTCGATGCGGTCAGCGTCGACCGAGGGCGGGGCTGGTGGAAGGCTCAGAGCATCATCGCCGACCAGGACATGACGCCGGCTCCGTTCATCTGGGTCGACGATGAAGCGGTGATGGCACATGGAGGAATGGTCGACGACGCCACCGTCGGCACTCCCTCGCTCAAGCTCACCACCGTGTATGAGCACGGCATCGAGCGATTGCATCTGGCACAGATGCGTTCGTTCCTTGCCGCGCAGACGCAGCGCCAGGTCGCCCTGCGCTGA
- a CDS encoding MarR family winged helix-turn-helix transcriptional regulator — MAQRSTAVHAWESLFRAQVQVMRVLSDEFPTHSISITEYDILFNLSREPERSARLRLLNSRVLLSQPSVSRMVDRLVARGYVEKTQDEKDGRGTIVRMTDAGYREFRSVAVKHMESIARVMQAALSNDELTQLTELTTKVRTATEGC, encoded by the coding sequence ATGGCTCAGAGATCCACGGCTGTGCATGCCTGGGAATCGCTTTTTCGCGCCCAAGTGCAGGTGATGCGGGTGCTCAGCGATGAGTTCCCGACTCACTCGATCTCAATCACCGAGTACGACATTCTGTTCAATCTCTCACGCGAGCCAGAGCGCTCCGCACGGCTACGACTGCTCAACTCTCGCGTGTTGCTCAGCCAGCCGAGCGTCTCCCGCATGGTCGACCGGCTCGTCGCCCGCGGTTACGTCGAGAAGACTCAAGACGAGAAAGACGGTCGCGGCACGATCGTGCGCATGACAGATGCCGGATACCGTGAGTTCCGCTCCGTCGCCGTCAAGCACATGGAATCGATAGCCAGGGTCATGCAGGCCGCCCTCTCCAACGATGAGCTGACACAGCTCACCGAACTGACGACGAAGGTGCGCACAGCGACCGAAGGTTGCTAA
- a CDS encoding YihY/virulence factor BrkB family protein, with product MSESSREAHARPTRLRFRSIRVAYVHAVQMFGVNKSADVAATLTYFLVLALFPGLIAIVSILSLVNADGSVSTGLIQMLNDVAPKETAKTLEGPITTVMSSPGAGLGLVLGLLGAIWSASKYVDGFTRAANRAFGVTEGRPALKLRATVLLLTASSLVAITVMAILLIVSAPVARLIGSVIGLGDASVAAWNIAKWPVLVLAAIALIALLYYFSPNVKPSKFRFVGLGAITALLVWAITTVGFVLYVSNSGGYNATYGSLGGIIVFLIWLYLSNMALVFGIGVEAELERARQLQQGIHAEYSLQLPLRDVTMIDKKIEAEAKAVISARKLRRSFDG from the coding sequence ATGAGTGAGTCGTCACGAGAGGCACACGCCCGGCCTACCCGGCTGCGCTTTCGCAGCATCCGGGTCGCCTATGTTCATGCAGTCCAGATGTTCGGCGTCAACAAGTCGGCTGATGTGGCGGCGACGCTTACCTACTTTCTCGTGCTGGCGCTCTTTCCCGGTCTGATCGCAATCGTCTCGATTCTGTCGCTTGTCAACGCCGATGGTTCGGTGAGCACCGGCCTGATTCAGATGCTCAACGACGTCGCGCCGAAAGAGACGGCGAAGACGCTCGAAGGGCCGATCACCACGGTCATGTCATCGCCGGGAGCCGGACTCGGACTCGTGCTTGGTCTTCTTGGTGCGATCTGGTCGGCGTCGAAGTATGTCGACGGGTTCACCCGGGCGGCGAATCGCGCGTTTGGTGTCACCGAGGGGCGCCCGGCGCTCAAATTGCGGGCGACGGTGCTTCTGCTCACCGCATCGAGCCTCGTGGCAATCACCGTCATGGCTATTCTGCTCATCGTCAGCGCGCCCGTCGCTCGGCTGATCGGGTCGGTGATCGGTCTTGGAGACGCGAGTGTTGCCGCGTGGAACATCGCGAAGTGGCCCGTTCTCGTTCTCGCGGCCATCGCGCTCATCGCCCTGCTGTACTACTTCTCACCGAACGTGAAACCGTCGAAGTTCCGGTTCGTCGGGCTCGGAGCCATCACAGCGCTTCTTGTCTGGGCGATCACGACAGTCGGTTTCGTACTCTACGTGTCGAATTCCGGGGGCTACAACGCGACGTACGGCTCGCTCGGCGGCATCATCGTCTTTCTCATTTGGCTGTATCTGAGCAACATGGCGCTCGTCTTCGGAATCGGCGTCGAAGCAGAGCTTGAGCGTGCACGTCAACTGCAGCAGGGTATACACGCTGAGTATTCATTACAGCTGCCTCTGCGTGACGTAACGATGATCGACAAGAAAATCGAAGCCGAGGCCAAGGCTGTGATTTCGGCGCGTAAGCTGCGCCGCTCATTCGATGGTTAG
- a CDS encoding alpha-N-arabinofuranosidase gives MTTARITIDRDFRVGDVPRRIFGSFVEHMGRCVYSGIYEPGHPQADERGFRRDVLELVKEMGPTIVRYPGGNFVSGYNWEDGVGPVEQRPTRIDGAWHTIETNAFGLHEFVDWAREADVEVMEAINLGTRGVDAARALVEYANHPGGTAWSDMRRKNGAEEPFDIKLWCLGNELDGPWQIGHKTPDEYGRLAQEAGKAMKLVDPSIELVAVGSSNTGMPTFGSWEHAVLNHAYDEVDYISLHAYYQEHDGDAKSFLATAVDMDYFIESVISTADAVGAQRKTKKRINLSFDEWNVWYQRGLDTDDQPHNVEKSWQTHPRLIEDEYNVTDAVVVGTFLNSLLRHGDRVTVANQAQLVNVIAPIRSEEGGPAWRQSIFWPFARMSQLAHGSILRTAVESDKIDTAKYGDADAVDVSATWDEEAGTVAFFLANRGLDERCDVSVKLGGFTASGISRAEVLSVPEGGDRFTSNTQDAQPVGLTPLDGVSVDGSALTLQLPALSWAVVVVDVTRA, from the coding sequence ATGACCACCGCTCGCATCACCATCGACCGCGACTTCCGTGTCGGCGATGTGCCTCGGCGCATCTTCGGCTCGTTCGTCGAGCACATGGGACGCTGCGTCTATTCCGGCATCTACGAGCCGGGGCATCCTCAGGCCGATGAGCGCGGGTTTCGCCGCGACGTTCTCGAGCTCGTGAAAGAGATGGGCCCGACGATTGTGCGTTACCCGGGAGGCAACTTCGTCTCGGGCTACAACTGGGAAGACGGCGTCGGCCCGGTTGAGCAGCGTCCCACGCGCATCGATGGCGCTTGGCACACGATCGAGACGAACGCCTTCGGTCTACACGAGTTCGTCGACTGGGCGCGCGAGGCCGACGTCGAGGTGATGGAGGCCATCAACCTCGGAACCAGGGGAGTGGATGCTGCTCGCGCACTTGTTGAGTACGCCAACCACCCCGGGGGCACCGCGTGGAGCGACATGCGACGCAAGAACGGCGCGGAGGAGCCCTTCGACATCAAACTCTGGTGCCTCGGCAATGAGCTTGACGGACCGTGGCAGATCGGCCACAAAACGCCGGACGAGTATGGGCGTCTCGCGCAAGAGGCGGGCAAGGCGATGAAGCTCGTTGACCCGTCGATCGAGCTCGTCGCAGTCGGCAGCTCCAACACGGGAATGCCCACGTTCGGTTCGTGGGAGCACGCCGTGTTGAATCACGCGTACGACGAGGTGGACTACATTTCACTTCACGCCTACTACCAGGAGCACGACGGCGACGCCAAGAGCTTCCTTGCCACGGCAGTCGACATGGACTACTTCATCGAGTCGGTGATCTCAACGGCGGATGCTGTCGGCGCCCAGCGCAAGACGAAGAAGCGCATCAACCTCTCGTTCGACGAGTGGAACGTCTGGTATCAGCGCGGACTCGACACCGACGACCAGCCGCACAACGTCGAAAAGAGCTGGCAAACGCACCCGCGCCTGATCGAAGACGAGTACAACGTCACGGATGCCGTCGTCGTCGGCACGTTCCTCAACTCGCTGCTGCGACACGGTGACCGCGTCACCGTCGCCAACCAGGCACAGCTTGTCAACGTGATCGCGCCGATCCGCAGCGAAGAGGGAGGGCCTGCGTGGCGGCAGAGCATCTTCTGGCCATTCGCGCGCATGTCGCAGCTCGCCCACGGCAGCATCCTGCGCACCGCCGTCGAGAGCGACAAGATCGACACCGCCAAATACGGGGATGCTGACGCCGTCGACGTGAGCGCGACGTGGGACGAAGAAGCGGGCACCGTGGCGTTCTTCCTCGCCAACCGCGGGCTCGACGAGCGATGCGACGTCTCGGTGAAGCTCGGCGGTTTCACGGCATCCGGAATCTCACGCGCCGAGGTGCTCTCAGTGCCCGAGGGGGGCGACCGGTTCACGTCGAATACGCAGGATGCTCAGCCGGTCGGCCTCACGCCGCTCGACGGTGTATCCGTCGACGGGTCTGCTCTCACGCTGCAGCTTCCTGCGCTCTCGTGGGCGGTCGTGGTTGTCGACGTCACGCGAGCGTAA
- a CDS encoding carbohydrate ABC transporter permease, giving the protein MSTETQHMTVPATARNAASIAPKRRTKLGPAGIAALVVLIVLAVAWLLPFVWAIVTSLKSETDAASASLWPAHGFTLDAYAKVLAEGNVPTWAWNSLFTSALITLITVLTSALAAYAFSRIRFRGNKAVYIVVIAAIAVPPQVLIVPLFYEMLAMDLVDTYWGLMLPQVVQPIIVLILKQFFDQIPVELEEAARVDGASRLRVFISIVMPLSRPILAAVSIFVFVWAWNNFLWPFIIINDPQLMTLPVGLQTVKSAYGIQYAQNMAMAILAALPLIVVFLFFQRQIIKGISTTGFGGQ; this is encoded by the coding sequence ATGTCGACAGAGACCCAACACATGACCGTACCCGCGACTGCCCGCAACGCGGCATCCATCGCTCCGAAAAGGCGCACAAAGCTCGGCCCGGCCGGCATCGCCGCCCTCGTCGTTTTGATCGTGCTGGCGGTGGCGTGGCTGCTGCCGTTCGTCTGGGCGATCGTCACATCGCTTAAAAGCGAGACGGATGCCGCTTCGGCGTCGCTCTGGCCAGCGCACGGCTTCACATTGGATGCGTATGCCAAGGTTCTCGCCGAGGGCAATGTTCCCACCTGGGCGTGGAACAGCCTCTTCACGTCAGCGCTGATCACGCTCATCACCGTGCTCACGTCTGCGCTCGCCGCCTACGCGTTCTCGCGCATACGGTTCAGGGGCAACAAGGCCGTGTACATCGTCGTGATCGCGGCGATCGCGGTGCCGCCGCAGGTTCTCATCGTTCCTCTCTTCTACGAGATGCTCGCGATGGACCTCGTCGACACCTATTGGGGCCTCATGCTGCCGCAGGTGGTGCAACCGATCATCGTGCTGATTCTCAAGCAGTTCTTCGACCAGATTCCGGTTGAGCTGGAGGAAGCGGCACGGGTCGACGGCGCCAGCAGACTGCGCGTCTTCATCTCGATCGTGATGCCGCTGTCGCGACCCATTCTCGCGGCGGTGTCGATCTTCGTGTTCGTGTGGGCATGGAACAACTTCCTCTGGCCCTTCATCATTATCAACGACCCGCAGCTCATGACGCTGCCTGTCGGCCTGCAGACGGTGAAGAGTGCCTACGGCATTCAGTACGCGCAGAACATGGCCATGGCGATTCTCGCCGCACTGCCGCTCATCGTCGTCTTTCTCTTCTTCCAACGCCAGATCATCAAGGGCATCTCCACCACCGGCTTCGGTGGACAGTAG